The Cytobacillus firmus genome segment AGGTACAACTAATCGGTTTCGGAAACTTTGAAGTTCGCGAACGTGCTGCCCGCAAAGGACGCAACCCGCAAACTGGCGAAGAAATCGAAATCGCTGCAAGCAAAGTTCCTGCTTTCAAACCAGGCAAAGCGCTTAAAGATGCAGTTAAATAATCTACATACAAGTGCTTAAAGCTTATGCTTGAGCAAAAAACCGCGATATATTCGCGGTTTTTTCTTTTTGTGTTACTGGCCTTTAAAAAGAAGAGGATTCACCCTGTTCACGGTATTTTATTTGAAGATGTTTCAGTTTTGCCTGAATGAAGGGGTTATGCTAATATGAACATATTATTACCACAGTGTTAATACATAGGAGGCATTAATATGGCAGAGGTAAATCGTGCCCAGTTAGAAGATGCGGTGCGTTTAATATTGGAAGCAATCGGTGAAGACCCGAATCGTGAAGGACTTCTTGATACACCAAAACGAGTCGCAAAAATGTACGAAGAAGTTTTTATGGGACTTAACCAGGACCCTAAAGAATACTTTGATACAGTATTTGGCGAGGACCATGAGGAACTTGTTTTGGTTAAAGATATTCCGTTCTACTCTATGTGTGAACATCATCTTGTGCCTTTCTTTGGGGTTGCCCATGTAGCATACATCCCGCGGAATGGGAGAGTAACAGGATTAAGCAAACTCGCCAGAGCTGTAGAGGCAGTTGCGAAACGTCCTCAGCTTCAGGAACGCATTACATCTACTGTAGCAAATTCGATCCTGGAAAAGCTTGAGCCGCATGGTGTGATGGTTGTTGTGGAAGCAGAGCATATGTGCATGACAATGCGCGGAGTTAAAAAGCCCGGTTCAAAAACGGTGACATCAGCAGTAAGAGGCGTATTTGCAGAGGATGCAAGAGCACGTGCAGAAGTCCTTTCACTGATAAAACAATAATATGGACTCTGTTTATGAGTGAGTTTGGGCAATAAACAGATCAAAGGCTGAAAGATAAAACTTTTAGCCTTTTTTTGTAACTAATTATCAATCACCAGCATATAGCAAAGGATGGTATGAATGGAAAAGAAAAATCCATCAGGAAACGATTATATTGTGATTAAAGCAAAAGAAGACGGTGTTAATGTAATAGGGTTAACAAGAGGATCCGATACAAGATTCCACCATTCAGAAAAACTTGACCAGGGAGAAGTCATGATTGCGCAATTTACAGAGCATACTTCTGCGATTAAAATCAGGGGGAATGCCAGGATCATGACAAGCTATGGAGAACTCGAAAGTGAGGCTAAGAAATAGCTTTCCCCTGGAATAGAAGGTCAGAATATTTTCATAAGATAATGTCCTGACATGTTCCTGTCATTTATGATATAATTGTCTCTGCTTGAATATTTCTCTTGAATACAAGATACCGGGTAAAAGGCTTTTTTGCCCGTTTTATATTTAATAGGAAATAATGAATTGGTTAAAAATAGATAATAATATGTAAGGCGTTTTGTATCCGTTCTCTTTGTCGCGGTAATCACATGGAGAAATAGCGGCTGGGAAAAGAAAATTAAGGGGAAACAAGGGTGATGGCATGCATGATGTGAAGATTAAATTAGCAGATGTGAAAGAACAGATTGAAAAAAAAGTTAACCACCCTTATCTGCTCAGGTATATTGATTCACCTGTTATTGATGAAGACAAGCTTCTGCTTTTTATCTCTTTACTTGATGATGTGGAGATACCTGAATCAAAAGCAGAAAAATATGCAGTAACTGCAATGCTTATCCAAATCGCCCTTGATACCCACGAACTTGTTAAGAACGATGAATCTGAAGACAAAGGTCTTAAACATAGACAGCTTACTGTCCTTGCTGGTGTTTATTACAGCGGATTATATTACAAGATTCTCGCAGCTCTTGATGATATCAAAATGATCAGGGTCTTCGCGGATGGGATTAAAGATGTAAATGAGCATAAAATTTCGCTTTATCAGAAATCTCCTGAAGCGGTCGACACTCTGATGAGTTCAGTCAGGAAAGTAGAGGCGTCACTTTTTGAAAAGCTGGCTGACGCATTCAGCAAAACAGCATGGAAAGAAGTAATATCCAATCTTTTATTCATTAAGCGCCTGATTATGGAGAAGCAGCAGTTCATGAAGGAAGGCACCTCAGTTGTTTTTGAAGCGCTTAAAAAGCTGACTTTCCCAAAAGTGAAAGAGATGTCTGCTGAGCAGAGGAAATATCTGATTCTCATTTGCGACAGGTATATTGACTTTTCAAGGAATATTGTCGATCAATCACTGCTGAATTTTCCTATGGCAAATGAATTACTGGAGCAGCGTATTCACTGCATTTTCAATAATAATCAGTCTGTGGCTAAAACTTTTGTGGAAGAAGGATAAAATATGCAGCAATCAAAAGAAGAACGTGTTCATAGCGTATTTGAAAAGATTTATGGCAACTACGATAAAATGAATTCTGTTATCAGCTTTCAGCAGCATTTAAGATGGCGTAAAGATACAATGAAAAAGATGAATGTTCAAAAAGGTGCAAAAGCGCTTGATGTCTGCTGCGGAACAGCCGATTGGTCCATTGCGCTCGCTGAAGCCGTAGGTGAAAACGGTAAAGTGACAGGCTTGGATTTCAGCAAAAATATGCTGAAGATTGGTGAGGAAAAAATCAAAGAGCGGAAACTGAAGCAAGTGGAGCTTGTGCATGGTAATGCAATGGAGCTTCCTTTCGCTGACAATTCATTCGATTATGTGACAATCGGTTTTGGTCTGCGCAACGTGCCGGATTATCTGCAGGTGTTAAAAGAAATGAACCGTGTCGTAAAGCCAGGGGGTCTGGCAGTATGTCTGGAGACTTCTCAGCCAACACTGTTCGGATACAAGCAGGCATATTATTTCTACTTCCGCTTTGTTATGCCTATGTTTGGAAAGCTTTTTGCCAAAAGCTTTAATGAGTATTCCTGGCTGCAGGAATCTGCGAGAGACTTTCCCGGAATGAAAGAACTTGCAGGAATGTTCGAGGAAGCAGGCTTTAAAAACGTTACATTTAAGCCTTATAGCGGCGGAGTGGCTGCCGTACACATTGGAACGAAATAAAAAATAATAACTTGTTCTGTATGTTTCTCATGGAAAAAGAGAATAGATCAGACGGGATCGATAAGCTGGGTGAGTAAGCAAATGAAATTGAAAATGATGTATTCATTTTTAAATTCAGATTTAAATGTTATAGAAAACGAGCTGGAGGAGACGATTAAAGCTGAGTCTCCCCTATTGCATCAGGCTTCCCTGCATCTGCTGCAGGCCGGGGAAAAGAATCCGCCCAGTTTTCGTTTTGCTGGCTGCGAAGTTCGGAGAATACGATATTGATAAAATTAAAAACGTAGCTGTATCACTGGAGCTTATCCATATGGCGTCGCTTGTCCATGATGATGTTATTGATGATGCAGAACTGCGCAGGGGACAGCCTACCATCAAAGCAAAATGGGATAATAAGATTGCCATGTATACCGGTGATTATATTTTTGCGCGTGCGCTGGAATTAATAACAAATGTGGAAAATCCGCATGCCCATAAAATTCTCTCTCATACACTTGTGGAACTGTGTATAGGCGAAATAGAGCAAATTAAAGATAAGTATAACTATGACCAGAATATCAGGACATATTTCCGGAGAATTAAAAGGAAAACAGCCATGCTGATAGCTGTGAGCTGCCAGCTTGGCGGAATTGCGGCTAATGTAGAGGAAGATATACATAGAAAACTTTTTAAATTCGGCTATTATGTGGGAATGTCCTATCAGATCATTGACGATGTTCTGGATTTTGTCGGTACAGAAAAAGAACTTGGCAAGCCGGCAGGAGGAGATCTCCTTCAGGGAAACATTACGCTTCCTGCTTTATTTGCAATGGAGGATCATAGAATCTCCGAACAAATCAGAAGAGTCCACGAAGGTACTGAACGAAGTGATATAGAAAACATAATTGCTATGGTCAAATATTCCGGTGCAATTGAAAAATCTCTGCAAATTAGTGATAAATATCTGCAGAAAGCTTTAGCGGTACTTGAAGAACTGCCTCATTCCAAATCCAAGAAAGCTTTACGGGATATTGCAAAATTTATAGGCAAAAGAAAATTTTAATTTAGTGTACCAATTGCCAGCACTCTACCGGGTGCCGGCAATTTCTCTGTTTGGGAAGTTAAAATAAAAAAGCGCTTTCAAATTTATGTTGCTAAATTTTCAAAACAATGTTAATATTTTCGTGGATTAACATTATAACTATACATAAGTTTTAGGAGTGGAATTCAATGGAAAGAACTTTTTTAATGGTTAAACCAGACGGTGTACAGCGCAATTTAATCGGGGAAATCGTTTCCCGTTTCGAAAAGAAAGGCTTTCAGCTAGTAGGCGGCAAGCTAATGAGTATTAGCCAGGAACTTGCGGAAGAGCATTATGGAGAGCATAAAGAGCGTCCATTCTTTGGAGAGCTAGTTGACTTTATTACATCCGGACCAGTTTTCGCAATGGTGTGGGAAGGTGAAAATGTTATCGCAACAGCTCGTCAGATGATGGGTTCAACAAATCCTAAAGATGCTGCTCCAGGAACAATCCGCGGAGATTTCGGCATTACAGTTGGAAAAAATGTAATTCATGGATCCGATTCACCTGTAAGTGCAGAACGTGAAATTGGCCTTTTCTTCAAAGAAGAAGAAAAAGTGGAATACAAAAAATTAATGAATGACTGGATTAACTAATATTTTAAAGAGTACTTGTCCATGACAAGTGCTTTTTTTGTAACCGAATTCATTATTTCAGCTGGATGGGTATAACCATAAAAGAAAAAAGCTCACCGGTATTATCAGAGGGGAAATAGAATGGCCGACGATTATCAGGAATTTATACAAAATATAAAAAGAAAAACAGGAATTGATCTTTCGCTGTACAAAGAAGCTCAAATGAAGAGAAGGCTCATATCCCTGTATGAGAAAAAAGGCTTTCAATCATTTGGAAGTTTTTTTAGCGCGTTAGTCAAGAATAGAGAACTGCTGAATGATTTTTTGGACAGGATGACAATAAATGTTTCCGAATTTTACCGGAATGCACAAAGGTGGGAGGTGCTCGAAAAAAATATCCTGCCTGGACTATTAGATCAAAATAGGAATCTGAAAATCTGGAGCGCTGCCTGTTCCACTGGTGAAGAACCTTATACAATTGCCATGATATTATCAAAAATGCAGCCAATGTCGCAAATCAAG includes the following:
- a CDS encoding heptaprenyl diphosphate synthase component 1; translated protein: MHDVKIKLADVKEQIEKKVNHPYLLRYIDSPVIDEDKLLLFISLLDDVEIPESKAEKYAVTAMLIQIALDTHELVKNDESEDKGLKHRQLTVLAGVYYSGLYYKILAALDDIKMIRVFADGIKDVNEHKISLYQKSPEAVDTLMSSVRKVEASLFEKLADAFSKTAWKEVISNLLFIKRLIMEKQQFMKEGTSVVFEALKKLTFPKVKEMSAEQRKYLILICDRYIDFSRNIVDQSLLNFPMANELLEQRIHCIFNNNQSVAKTFVEEG
- the mtrB gene encoding trp RNA-binding attenuation protein MtrB, producing the protein MEKKNPSGNDYIVIKAKEDGVNVIGLTRGSDTRFHHSEKLDQGEVMIAQFTEHTSAIKIRGNARIMTSYGELESEAKK
- the hbs gene encoding non-specific DNA-binding protein Hbs; the protein is MNKTELINAVAEAGELSKKDATKAVDAVFDTILDALKNGDKVQLIGFGNFEVRERAARKGRNPQTGEEIEIAASKVPAFKPGKALKDAVK
- the folE gene encoding GTP cyclohydrolase I FolE: MAEVNRAQLEDAVRLILEAIGEDPNREGLLDTPKRVAKMYEEVFMGLNQDPKEYFDTVFGEDHEELVLVKDIPFYSMCEHHLVPFFGVAHVAYIPRNGRVTGLSKLARAVEAVAKRPQLQERITSTVANSILEKLEPHGVMVVVEAEHMCMTMRGVKKPGSKTVTSAVRGVFAEDARARAEVLSLIKQ
- the menG gene encoding demethylmenaquinone methyltransferase is translated as MQQSKEERVHSVFEKIYGNYDKMNSVISFQQHLRWRKDTMKKMNVQKGAKALDVCCGTADWSIALAEAVGENGKVTGLDFSKNMLKIGEEKIKERKLKQVELVHGNAMELPFADNSFDYVTIGFGLRNVPDYLQVLKEMNRVVKPGGLAVCLETSQPTLFGYKQAYYFYFRFVMPMFGKLFAKSFNEYSWLQESARDFPGMKELAGMFEEAGFKNVTFKPYSGGVAAVHIGTK
- the ndk gene encoding nucleoside-diphosphate kinase; this translates as MERTFLMVKPDGVQRNLIGEIVSRFEKKGFQLVGGKLMSISQELAEEHYGEHKERPFFGELVDFITSGPVFAMVWEGENVIATARQMMGSTNPKDAAPGTIRGDFGITVGKNVIHGSDSPVSAEREIGLFFKEEEKVEYKKLMNDWIN